The DNA segment GCTCCTACGCTTCGCGAAGTACCGGCAGAAGCAGAAGTTATCAGCCATAAATTGATGCTCAGAGCAGGTATGATCCGCAAAGCGGCAGGTGGCCTTTACACGTATTTACCGCTTGCATGGCGTGTACTTAAAAAAATAGAAAATATCGTCCGTGAAGAAATGGATGCCAAAGGCGGTCAGGAACTCCTTATGCCGATCATGCAGCCGGCAGAACTTTGGCAGGAATCGGGTCGTTGGGACGTATACGGCGAAGAAATGTTCCGCTTGAGAGATCGTCATGATCGTCCGTTCTGCTTGGGCCCGACGCATGAAGAAATGATCACGTCGCTCGTTCGCTCGGAGGTGCGCTCGTATCGTCAGCTCCCGCTCATGCTCTACCAGATTCAGAACAAATACCGCGACGAACGCCGCCCGCGTTTCGGCTTGATGCGTGGTCGCGAATTCATCATGAAAGACTTGTACTCGTTCGACAAAGACGAAGCAGGTCTTGATATCAGCTATCAGAAAATGTACGAAGCGTACGAAAACATCTTCCGTCGCTGCGGTCTTAAATGCCGTCCTGTTGAAGCAGACGGTGGTGCGATCGGCGGTAAAGGCACGCACGAATTCATGGTATTCGCTGACTCGGGTGAAGCAGGCGTCGTATACTGCGACGAATGTAACTTCGCTGCCAACGAAGAAAAAGCTGAACTCTTCCCGATCAAAGCAGAAGCGGAAGAACTTGGCGAAGTAACGCTCGTACATACGCCTGATACGAAAACGATCGCAAGCGTTGCCGAGTACCTTGATATCGATATTACCAAAACAGTCAAAGCTGTTGCTTACGCGACGGAAAAAGGTGCGGTTCTCGTATTTGTACGCGGTGACCACGAAGTCAACGAAGTAAAAGTACAGAACGCAATGGAATGCATCCAGATCGACATGGCAAGCGAAGCGCAGATCGCAGACTTTGGCAGTGTCGGCGGTTTCATGGGTCCGATCGGTCTTAACCGTGACAATGTAACTGTCATCGTTGATGAAACAGTCAAAAATATGGTCAATGCTGTCTATGGTGCCAACCAAGCAGACCATCACTATACGAATGTCAACTATGGCCGCGACTACGAAGCAGACATCGTAACAGACGTTCGCCTTATCCAAGAAGGAGACCCGTGCCCGCATTGCGGCGCGCCTGTCAAAGCGGCTCGCGGTATCGAAGTCGGTCAGGTATTCAAACTCTATACGAAATACAGTGCTGCTCTCAAAGCAACATTCCTTGATGAAAACGGCAAAGAAAAACCGATGGTAATGGGTTGCTACGGTGTCGGTGTCAGCCGTACGATGGCAGCTGCTATCGAACAGAACCACGACGAAAACGGTATCATCTGGGCGGCATCCATCGCTCCGTACCATGCTGTTATCGTGCCGATCAATGCGAAAGACGAAGCACAGATGGCACTTGCCGAAGAACTCTACGAAGCACTCGGTGCGGCAAAAGTAGAATGTGTTCTCGACGATCGTAAAGAGCGTGCAGGCGTTAAATTCAAAGATGCCGACCTCATCGGATATCCGCTCAAGATCACGGTAGGCCCGAAAGCTGTTCAGGAAAACCAGATCGAAGTCAAAGTCAGAAAAACGGGTGAAACGTACTACTTCACAAAAGAAACGTATCTTGAAGAAGTACAGGCACTCCTTAAAACGCTGTAAGAACAAAAAGACTGCAACGCTTGCGCTGCAGTCTTTTCATGTATTGGCGCTATTAGAGAAAATACAAAAAGGGTATGCACATTTGTGCATACCCTTTGTTTGCAATATTCATTCGAAAGCAGGTTGCTTTCAAGTGAGTATTATTCGCCGATAGCTTGGTTCAATGCTTCCATCAAACGATCGATATCGATGCCGTGTGCGCCTGCGCCCTGTTCAATATTTTCGAAACGAGCAGCTGCACAGCCGAGGCAACCCATACCGAAGCTAACGAAAACTTCAACCGTCTGCGGGTAACGCTGAACAACTTCCATGATGCCCATGTCTTTTGTCAATTTCATATTGCAGTACCTCCCTTGTATAAGCTATTTTTTATTATACCACAGATCATGTTGATTTTTCATCTGAAATGTAAGGTATTTTACTCAGATGGCAATTTTTTTATGATAAGATGATTCGTAGCATATGATATGTCATGCATGAATAATAGGACTTTAGTCACAAAAACATAAATAAAAAAGAAAAAAGCAAACTTTTTTGCTTTACGAGGAAGGATTTTTATTTTTTTCACTAGAAAACGTAAAAATATTGAAGCAGCAGAAGTCTGCTAAAAAAGAGTTTGAGGTGGCTTTCTGCATGGAGTTTCATCATATTAGTGTATTGCGTGACGAGTCGGTTCGCGGATTGGTAACGAAAGCCGACGGGATATATGTCGATTGTACGTTGGGTGGCAGTGGTCACGCACGTGCGGTCATCGCGCAACTTAATGAGAATGCACGTTTTATTGGGATAGACCAAGACGAGGCGGCGATCCGAACGGCGAAAGAGCGTTTGGCTGATGCGCCGTGCCATGTCGATATCGTACACAGCAATTTTTATGAATTGCCTGCGATCTTGGCGAATCTTGGTGTTGATAAAGTAGACGGGTTTTTGTTTGATCTGGGGGTATCTTCGCATCAACTCGATATTGCGGAGCGTGGTTTCTCTTATATGCAGGACGCGCCGCTCGATATGCGTATGAATCCCGAACAGAAGTTTTCGGCGTATGATGTGGTCAATACGTATTCCGAAGGCGAATTACATGATATTATTTCGTCGTACGGCGAAGAGCGTTGGTCGAAACGTATTGCGCAGTTTATCGTAAAGGAGCGCCAGATGAAGCCGATCGAAACGACGTTCGAGCTTGTCAGCGTTATCAAAAAAGCGGTGCCTGCAGGTGCACGCAAGGATGGTCCGCATCCTGCCAAACGAACGTTTCAGGCGATCCGTATCGAGGTCAACAATGAATTGGGTATCTTGGAGGATACGTTCTGCAGTGCGGTCGATCACCTGAATCCGGGCGGTCGTATCTGCGTTATTACGTTCCATTCGTTGGAAGACCGTATCACGAAGAAGACGTTCCAGCAGTTGGCGAAAAATTGTATCTGTCCGCCATCGCTTCCGATCTGCACGTGCTCGCATCGTGCGAAGATCAAGACGGTAGGGAAGGCGATCGCGCCGTCGGCAGAGGAACTCGAATATAATCCGCGTGCGCGCAGTGCAAAGCTGAGGATCGCGGAGAAGTTATGATATTGAGGAGAGAATATTGAGAAAGGGGGTTGCATAGCTTTGTTAGTAAAAGAACGAGTCGTAATTGAAGAGCCGTATGAAGAGTATGCGCATAAGAAGCAGTCTGCACCTTCTGTGCGTACGAAGATCGTGCGCAAGACGAAGCCGAATCGTCTTCTTCGCAGTGTCGCAGGGATACTTGCTCTGGTCGTTGTAGCAAGTACGCTGACGATGTGTATGAGTGCTCAAAGCTATGATGCGACGAAGGCACTCAGAACAGATAAAGAAACGTTGGCGAAGCTCGTGAAGGAGAATGAACATCTTCAGTTGGATCTGGCTCGGTTAAAATCACCGGAACGCATTCAAGCGATCGCAAAAGATGAGTTGAAGATGTCTGTGCCGAAGGTGGATTATCGTCCGACGACGAGAACGGTAGCGGCACCGACACCGCAAGTTCAGTTGCCAAAACAGACTGCGACGAACAACATTGTCGTCAAAATGGAGAATTTTATTAAGAATATCATTTCATAAGAAACAAGGTACGCGAATCCGGACATTGGAGGGATGCGATTGGCATCGACTGCTCATGTTGTTATTCGGAAACGAGTTGCCTTGTTTTTTGTTTTGTTCACAATGCTTTTATCGGGACTTGGTCTAAGGCTCGTATATTTGCAAGGATACCAAAACGAGTGGCTGACGGAGCGGGCAGAGGATCAGCGTATCCGTTTGATTCCCGTAGAGGCGAAGCGTGGTACGATCTATGATCGGAATGGCAAGATATTGGCGGAAAGTGTCAGTGCGCTTTCGGTCTATGCGATCCCGGCAGAAGTGGAGAATATAACAGAGTCGGCAGCCGCATTGGCGGCTGTTTTGAATTTGGACGCGGAGAAGATCGCAAAGAAGCTCGCGCGCAGGCAGTCGTTCGTATGGCTTGCCAGGCGTGTCGATACAGAAACGGCTGATGCAGTACGCGCTCTTCGGTTGGCGGGGGTAGATGTATCGGAGGAGAGTCGGCGCACGTATCCGAACGGGCAGGTAGGTGCGCATATTCTCGGATTTGTCGGTGCAGACAATCAAGGGCTTGACGGGATAGAGCTGACGATGAATCGCTATCTCTTGGGAACGGGCGGTGGTGTTGTGGCGGAGTACGATGCGAGCGGTAAGGAGATACCGTATGCACCGTATCGCTACGAAAAGCCTACTGTGGGGCAGGATGTGTATTTGACGCTTGATCTGGTCTTGCAGCAGCTTGCCGAGCGAGAGCTTGCGCGTGTGGTGGAGGAAACGGGTGCGAAGGGCGGGTCTATTCTTTTGATGGATCCGCGGTCGGGAGAGGTCTTGGCGATGGCGAATCGCCCGACATATGAC comes from the Selenomonadales bacterium genome and includes:
- a CDS encoding DUF1858 domain-containing protein, whose amino-acid sequence is MKLTKDMGIMEVVQRYPQTVEVFVSFGMGCLGCAAARFENIEQGAGAHGIDIDRLMEALNQAIGE
- the rsmH gene encoding 16S rRNA (cytosine(1402)-N(4))-methyltransferase RsmH, whose translation is MEFHHISVLRDESVRGLVTKADGIYVDCTLGGSGHARAVIAQLNENARFIGIDQDEAAIRTAKERLADAPCHVDIVHSNFYELPAILANLGVDKVDGFLFDLGVSSHQLDIAERGFSYMQDAPLDMRMNPEQKFSAYDVVNTYSEGELHDIISSYGEERWSKRIAQFIVKERQMKPIETTFELVSVIKKAVPAGARKDGPHPAKRTFQAIRIEVNNELGILEDTFCSAVDHLNPGGRICVITFHSLEDRITKKTFQQLAKNCICPPSLPICTCSHRAKIKTVGKAIAPSAEELEYNPRARSAKLRIAEKL
- the ftsL gene encoding cell division protein FtsL; this translates as MLVKERVVIEEPYEEYAHKKQSAPSVRTKIVRKTKPNRLLRSVAGILALVVVASTLTMCMSAQSYDATKALRTDKETLAKLVKENEHLQLDLARLKSPERIQAIAKDELKMSVPKVDYRPTTRTVAAPTPQVQLPKQTATNNIVVKMENFIKNIIS
- a CDS encoding proline--tRNA ligase encodes the protein APTLREVPAEAEVISHKLMLRAGMIRKAAGGLYTYLPLAWRVLKKIENIVREEMDAKGGQELLMPIMQPAELWQESGRWDVYGEEMFRLRDRHDRPFCLGPTHEEMITSLVRSEVRSYRQLPLMLYQIQNKYRDERRPRFGLMRGREFIMKDLYSFDKDEAGLDISYQKMYEAYENIFRRCGLKCRPVEADGGAIGGKGTHEFMVFADSGEAGVVYCDECNFAANEEKAELFPIKAEAEELGEVTLVHTPDTKTIASVAEYLDIDITKTVKAVAYATEKGAVLVFVRGDHEVNEVKVQNAMECIQIDMASEAQIADFGSVGGFMGPIGLNRDNVTVIVDETVKNMVNAVYGANQADHHYTNVNYGRDYEADIVTDVRLIQEGDPCPHCGAPVKAARGIEVGQVFKLYTKYSAALKATFLDENGKEKPMVMGCYGVGVSRTMAAAIEQNHDENGIIWAASIAPYHAVIVPINAKDEAQMALAEELYEALGAAKVECVLDDRKERAGVKFKDADLIGYPLKITVGPKAVQENQIEVKVRKTGETYYFTKETYLEEVQALLKTL